A portion of the Microbulbifer agarilyticus genome contains these proteins:
- the dbpA gene encoding ATP-dependent RNA helicase DbpA — MPLKPALLKNLKDLGYAQLTEIQAAALPAMVAGKDVIGQAKTGSGKTVAFGLGLLQKLRAEQFRVQALVLCPTRELADQVARELRKLARAIHNIKILTLCGGMPFGPQIGSLKHGAHIVVGTPGRIEDHLRKGNLDLGSVETLVLDEADRMLDMGFQAVLDEILATLPKSRQTLLFSATYPKTIDALASRVLSNPVKVEVAAGHTKSTIEQKYYKVQNNEARPAALYQLLANHDASSALVFCNTKKETDEAANALKRAGFAALALHGDMEQKERDRTLTLFANGSASILVATDVAARGLDIEELPIVVNYHLSRDPEVHVHRVGRTGRAGQKGVAISLVSKKEVYKLERLEELMGQEIPLLDVPDTPQGFAPVRPVMTTLQIDGGKKQKVRAGDVVGALTGEGGIDGKQIGKIQLFDFSTFVAVERPVAKKALKKLANGKLKGRNFRARIVGV; from the coding sequence TTGCCGCTGAAACCAGCTTTGCTAAAGAACCTCAAGGATCTGGGCTACGCCCAATTGACCGAGATCCAGGCGGCGGCATTGCCGGCGATGGTTGCGGGCAAGGATGTGATCGGCCAGGCCAAGACCGGTTCCGGTAAGACGGTGGCATTTGGTCTCGGCCTGTTGCAGAAACTGCGCGCCGAGCAATTTCGCGTGCAGGCGCTGGTATTGTGCCCGACTCGCGAGCTGGCCGATCAGGTAGCCCGGGAGCTGCGCAAACTGGCGCGCGCGATTCACAACATCAAGATCCTCACTCTGTGTGGCGGTATGCCGTTTGGTCCGCAAATCGGCTCTCTCAAGCACGGTGCCCATATCGTGGTAGGTACGCCTGGCCGCATTGAGGATCACCTGCGCAAGGGCAATCTCGATCTGGGTAGTGTGGAGACTCTGGTGCTGGATGAAGCCGATCGTATGCTCGACATGGGTTTCCAGGCGGTGCTGGACGAGATCCTTGCTACCTTGCCGAAAAGTCGGCAGACCTTGCTGTTTTCTGCGACCTATCCAAAAACCATCGATGCGCTCGCCAGCCGCGTGCTCAGCAATCCGGTAAAAGTGGAAGTGGCTGCGGGTCACACCAAAAGTACCATCGAGCAGAAGTACTACAAGGTGCAAAACAATGAGGCGCGCCCGGCGGCTCTGTATCAATTGCTTGCCAATCACGATGCGTCATCGGCGCTTGTATTCTGTAACACCAAAAAGGAAACCGATGAGGCCGCCAACGCGCTCAAGCGCGCAGGTTTCGCCGCGCTCGCGCTGCACGGCGATATGGAGCAGAAGGAACGCGACCGCACTTTGACCCTGTTTGCCAATGGCAGCGCGTCGATTCTTGTAGCCACCGATGTTGCCGCACGCGGGCTGGATATCGAAGAGCTACCCATCGTGGTGAACTACCACCTGTCGCGAGACCCAGAAGTGCATGTGCACCGGGTTGGCCGTACCGGACGGGCAGGGCAGAAGGGCGTGGCAATCTCTCTGGTCAGCAAGAAGGAAGTCTACAAACTCGAGCGTTTGGAAGAATTGATGGGTCAGGAAATCCCTTTGCTGGACGTGCCTGATACCCCACAAGGCTTTGCCCCTGTTCGCCCAGTCATGACAACGCTGCAGATCGACGGCGGCAAAAAGCAGAAGGTCCGCGCTGGCGATGTGGTTGGCGCACTGACCGGTGAAGGTGGCATTGATGGCAAGCAGATCGGCAAAATTCAGCTGTTCGATTTCTCCACCTTCGTAGCAGTGGAGCGCCCGGTGGCCAAAAAGGCCCTAAAAAAGCTCGCCAATGGCAAACTGAAAGGTCGCAACTTCCGCGCGCGTATTGTGGGTGTTTAA